The Rheinheimera mangrovi genome contains the following window.
GGCCTTATGGTTCAGTATTTTTAAAAAGCTTACCACCAATGCGCCGTAGCCGCGATTTGCAGGCGGCGGTGAAGTTTTTACAGGATTTACCCAAATAATATACTCTTCGCTCATTTAGCTGCAGCTATGTTGTCTTGGTGCAACTCCAGTTACTTTGAGTAGAGAAGCTAAAAATTGTTAAAAGGAGTCGCCCGTTGAAATTACTGGCATTAGATACCTCAACCGAAGCTTGTTCAGTGGCTTTAACTGTTGATGGCAAAATTTGGGCTTTGGATGAAGTTTGTCCGCAGCAACACAGCAAACGTATTTTGCCTATGGTGCAGCAGCTGTTGTCCGAAGCTGGCTTAACGCTACAACAACTGGATGGTCTGGTGTTTGGCAAAGGCCCTGGTAGTTTTACCGGTGTACGTATAGGTGTGGGTGTATGTCAGGGCTTGGCTTTTGGCGCTGAACTTCCTGTTTACGGTGTATCAACCCTGGCTGCTATGGCGCAAGCCGCACACAGATTACATCAGGCGCATCAGGTAGTTGCTGCTATAGATGCACGAATGAATGAAGTGTATCTGGCCAGTTTTCAGCTGGATGAGCAGGGTATTATGCAGGCGCTAAGCACTGAAATAGCGGCTAAACCCACTGCTTTGCCAGCACCTGTATTAAAAGGCCATATTTGCGCTGTAGGGACTGGCTGGCAAACCTATCCACAGCAGCTGGAAGACTGGCATAAAACTGGCAACAGCGGATCAGAGGATCTTGCTGTGGTTCATCATAGCCCTGTGATTCTGTACCCTTCAGCGCAGGATATGTTGAGTCTGGCGGCAATTCCGTTCCGGCAAGGGCAGTTTATTGCCGCCGAACTGGCAGAACCTACTTATGTGAGGGACGAAGTGACCTGGCAAAAACTACCAGGTAGATAAACCCAGCGATATTGACTTTGAATTCAGGACGGGCGGGGACAAGCCCTGCCCCTACCGCATTAAAATGGTAGGGGATGAGAATTAACAAAAGCGACTTGGCGAAATTTTTCGCTAAGTTATACTGGCACTAAACGAAGGCGACATCACAACAGTTATGACAATAGCCGTCAGTCGTGACGTACCCAAAAGCCCCAATGTCGGGCTGGTATTTCAGGGCAATAAAAGCAAAGCCGTTGAGGCTGAACAGCAGAGTAAAGCCACACTGGTACCTACTGGCACCGGTGTGCGTGCTGGCGCTGAAGTTTTGTCTATGCTGGATGAACAGGAAGCGCAAAAACGCACTATGTACGATCAGCCCAAACAGCGTCATCAGCAAGCCTTAGATGCCTACGAAATGTTAGCCAATCAGGAAAAACGCGAAAAAGTTCAGCAAATGTTTAGTCTGGATTTGTACGCTTAAGGCTTAAAATCGCTCCAAAACAATCACTTCAAAATTCATAACAATAAAACCAATGAAAGTGTTTTTATTGTGATTTATGCTGTCTTTCTAAAAAGAAAAATGGATGTCAGTGATGTTTGAAAGCAAGGTGTTCCGGCTTTGGTTTGTTGCTGCTTTAGCTGTGTGGTTTGTGCTTTTTAATCAGTTTAATCAACTCAGTTTTTTAATAGAGCATTGGTATTACCCGGCCATTATGGTGGCAGGTGCTTTTGTTGCTGGTGTGACTCCTGAAGGCGGTGGAGCAGTCGCTTTTCCTGTGTTAAATATTTTCCTCAATATAGACCGCACTATGGCGCGGGATTTTAGTTTAATGATCCAAAGTATCGGCATGACCAGCGCCAGTATTTTTATCTTAAGTCACAAGGCCAACTCGCTTAAAACCTATAAACCTTTACTGGTGTTTATCCCGGTCGCCTTTGTTGGTTTTGTACTTGGTATGCAACTGCTGCAACAACTGCCTGTGTATATAATGCAGGCGCTGTTTTTAAGCCTGATCACCAGTTTTGCTGTGGTCTACAGTTTTGGTAAACACAGAGGCAGCAAAGCTACTTTAGACCTGAATAAACCTTTGGATTTTGTCTTATTGCTGCTGATGCTAGTGGCTGGTGGCATGTGCGCCAGTTTATTTGGTACTGGCGCTGATATTATTTTGTATACCTTGTTGGTGACCCGTTTTCGGATGCAGGAAAAAGTGGCCACTCATATGAGCATTATGCTGATGGCGGCTATCAGCGTACTGGGTTATGCCTACCGGCATTTTGTTGATCAGGGCTTAACGGGCTATCAGGTGCAAACCTGGTTATGTGCTTACCCTGTGGTACTGCTGATGGCTCCTTTGGGTGCTTATGTGCTGCATCGTATTAATAAAGAAATTATGTTGTATGCCATCGCTGTGCTGAATGTTGCTCAGCTGCTGTATTTCCTCTGTTACAACCCGTCAGTAGATAAGCTGATTTGGGCATGCGTGTTTACTCTGGTGTTGTCGACTGGCTTTTATCTGTTGATCCGCAACCTGAGCCGCAAAGTTGTGCATGCTGAACAACCACAGTTTGCTGTATCGCATTAAGGGATCCAAAGACTCAAACCATACGTATATACAGATATCTTTTTCAGGAGTCTGTATTTATGTCCCGTTATTGTTTAATCACTGGCGCCAGTTCAGGTTTAGGCCGTGAACTGGCTATTCAATACGCTAACGAAGGCTGGCAGGTGCTCGCTGTTGCTCGTTCTGTCAATGCACTCAATGAGCTGCACAGCCAGCACAACAGCATTCAGGCTTTGCCTTTGGATTTGACCAATACAGAACTGTTTTCGACCGCTGTAGAGCAGCTAAGTCAGCAGCTCCCTGCTCTGGACTTAGTGATTCTTAACGCGGGCAGCTGTGATTATGTTGACGCCACCAATCTGCCGCTGGATATTTTCGACCGCACTATGGCTCTGAATTTTCAGGCCCAGGTGGCGGCTGTGAAGCTGTTATTACCGCTGCTGCAACAGTCGGAGCAGGGCACATTGGCCGTCGTCAGCAGTCTGGCGCATCTATTTCCTTTTACCAAAGCACAGGCTTATGGCGCCAGTAAAGCTGCGCTGAGTTATTTTACCGACAGCTTACGAGTTGATCTGGCCGATTCTGGCGTGCGGGTTTGTCTGATTGAACCAGGATTTGTCGATACCCCTTTAACACAAAAGAATGATTTTAAGATGCCTTTTTTGCTGCAGGTTGAAGACGCCGCAGGGCGTATCCGTCAAGGACTTCAGGCTCAGCAGCAACGCATAAGGTTTCCAAAACGGCTGGTATGGAGCCTGCATCTGCTGAACCTGTTGCCTTATTCATTGCGCTGCAAAGTCGCGGCGGGGATGCGGCAACCATGACAACGATAACAAGCATGAACTGGACTGCATTAATCGGCTTTAAATTAAGCTGGTTTGCGTTGGTGTTGTTTCAGAACTTACTGATTATTCCTGTGTTGCTGTTTGTGCTTTGGTCCTTGTGGCGTTGCAGCAAGGCTGAACGCTTGACCTGGCTCGCTCTTGCTGCTGTGGGCATTACGTTGGATTCAGTGCTGCAGTACAGTGGTGTTTTGAGTTTCACAGGTTCAGGCTGGCTACCGCTGTGGATGCTGACCTTATGGTTGGCATTTAGTTTGGTGGTCGTGCAGGTATTTTCAGTCTATCTGCAAAAGTACTGGCTGGCGGCACTTATTGCTGCTGTGTCTGGTCCAATGGCTTATTTGGGGGGAGCTGCCTTAAGTGGTCAGATGCAGGTGAGTAGCGCAACAGAAGCTTATGTAGTTCTTGTGTTGTGTTGGGGCTGTTATGGCGTGTTATCAGGATGGAGCAGAAAATTTTATGCGTAAAATTTTAGTGATAGCGACTTTCCTTTGCAGCTTAACTGCTCAGGCTATGCCAGATAACATCAAATTGGTGGGGCAGGGCCAGTTCAGTTATTTATTCTGGGATTTATATCAGGCTCAGCTTTATACCACAGATGGCAGCTGGAATAATTACCAGCAAAGCAGCCCTGTGGTACTCAAACTGACTTATCAGCGGGATATCAGTAAAGCTGATTTTATCGAAGCGACAGTCGATCAATGGGAACATTTGCAAGGTAAGGTTTCAGGTCAACATAAGGACTGGGCAAATCAGTTGGATAAACTCTGGACTGATGTGAAAAAAGGGGACCAGTTAAGTTGCGTTTTACTGCCTGATAGCACTGTGCAGTTTTATTTTAATGACAAGCTGTTGGGCGATGTGACTGACCCTGCTTTTGGTCCTGCTTTCTTAGATATCTGGTTGTCTGACAAAACCTCAGCGCCGAAATTAAGACGACAATTACTGCAACTTTAAGCTCACCGATCGCCTTTTTGCAATGCGCCGCCTGTCGCTGTTTAGTCTGGGATATGCCTGAACTGGAAAAACGCTCAGGCCTTATCTCGTATCCGCTAATTTAGCTTATGCGGATTTTCATTTCATTTACCTGAAGTCGTGAGCCAGCCAGCAGCTGCTTTGAGTCTTGTTTATTTATTCAACGGTCTGTTTATGGCTCTAAAGCGGGCTGCTTTTGAAATTGTTGTTATGAAACAGTTTGATAGGCTTTTTCTCCGTTTTTTCTATACTCGCCTTTAATGAATTTCCCTCGTCTATTTTGTGTTCGAATTTTTATCCTGTTGATTTTTATCATAAATTTAACATCTGTAGTTTTTGCGGCAGATGCCAATTAACGCAGTGATTTGTGCCCTAAAAGCGGTTGACCCCAGTAAAAAATAACCTATATCATCCGCCGCCGTTTTGGGGCTGTCCCAAATCAGGCGTGTTGTAACTTCAATCGGCGCCCATGTCGATTGCCGTAAAAATAAAGCCACTACCCAGTGGTCCAGGGAGACAAAATGTTTGTAAGTAGTAAGTTGTCAAAAGCAGTTGGTTTAGCTGTCGCTTTTGGCGCTGTGTCAGGCGTCACTTTTTCTGGTTCGGTACAAGCTCAGGAAACTGATAGTGTTGAACGTATTCAGGTTACAGGTTCAAGTATCAAGCGTACTGATATGGAAGGTGCATTGCCAGTTCAGACTATTGATCGCGCCGCTATCGACCGTTCAGGTTTAGCAACAGCAGGTGACTTAATCCAGTCTATTCCGTCTATGCAGGGTTTCACTACTGATGGTGACTCGGTAGGCGGTGGCGGCGGTGGTATGAAAACCGCTTCTTTACGTGGTTTAGGTTCTGACTACACTCTGGTTTTGATCAACGGCCGCAGAATGGCACCACGTGGCTCAGGCTCTACTATTGACCTGAACTCTATCCCATTAGCTGCTATTGAGCGTGTTGAAGTACTGACAGACGGCGCTTCTGCTCTTTACGGTTCTGACGCTATAGCTGGTGTGGTTAACTTCATCACTAAAGATAATGCTCAGGGTGTGAACCTTTCTGCCCGTTACAACAAGCCTGAAGAGAAAAATGGTACCAGCGACAATTTCTCTATTACAGGTGGTTTAGGTGATTTTGATACGGACGGTTACAACGTACTGTTATCTTACAGCCGTGATACTCAGGAACAGCTGAAAGCGACAGACCGTGACTTTGCTAAATCAGGTATTATTCCGTTCAGCCACAATAACAAAGATTATTACTTCGTCTCAGGTTCTGCGAACGCTATCCCTGGAAATGCCCGTTATTATTATACGGATGCTGCAACAGGTACCACTAAAGACGTTACGTTTAACCCTTATGAGAAACTAAACGGCACTTGTGCACCAGATAACTTTAAATCATCAACTGTGTGTCAGTACGACTTCACAACGACGATAGAAATTCTACCAGAGAGTAAACGTGATTCATTGATGTTAGGTACGGATATTGCTCTTGGCGAAGACACAAAATTCTTTGCTGATGTAATGTATTCTGATTTCTCGCAGACCACCCGTATCGCTCCTAACGCGACAGGCTTCTTCCCTCTGGACATCGATTCAGCTCTGGCTCAGCAGTATATTGTTCCTTATATCGATCCGGCGCATTTGGCTTCTGTGACTTCTGTACAAGCTCAATGGCGTGCATTACCATTGGGTGGCCGTGCTACTGAGTGGAACACCAAATCAACTCACATCGTGACTGGTGTTGAAGGTGTATTTGACACTATCGATTACTCAGCCGCTTTTACCTACTCAAAAAATGATACTGACGAAAACGTCGCTGGTGGTTACCCTAATCGTCAGAAGTTTTTGGCAGCTGTTAGTTCAGGGCTGGTCAACGTATTTGAAACTCCGGATAAAATCAGCGCTGAAGGCTTAAAAGCTCTGCAGGATTCTCAGTACTTCGGTAATTGGAGTAACGACACCACTGAAGTTAAAGGTATCGACTTTAAAGCATCAACACCAGTGTATGAATTACCTGCTGGCGATATCTATATTGGTACAGGCGCAGAATTCCGTAATACAAAGTTTGTAAGTACTTTGGCTGATGCCAACAGAAACAATCTGTTGTTAGG
Protein-coding sequences here:
- a CDS encoding sulfite exporter TauE/SafE family protein, whose protein sequence is MFESKVFRLWFVAALAVWFVLFNQFNQLSFLIEHWYYPAIMVAGAFVAGVTPEGGGAVAFPVLNIFLNIDRTMARDFSLMIQSIGMTSASIFILSHKANSLKTYKPLLVFIPVAFVGFVLGMQLLQQLPVYIMQALFLSLITSFAVVYSFGKHRGSKATLDLNKPLDFVLLLLMLVAGGMCASLFGTGADIILYTLLVTRFRMQEKVATHMSIMLMAAISVLGYAYRHFVDQGLTGYQVQTWLCAYPVVLLMAPLGAYVLHRINKEIMLYAIAVLNVAQLLYFLCYNPSVDKLIWACVFTLVLSTGFYLLIRNLSRKVVHAEQPQFAVSH
- a CDS encoding TonB-dependent receptor produces the protein MFVSSKLSKAVGLAVAFGAVSGVTFSGSVQAQETDSVERIQVTGSSIKRTDMEGALPVQTIDRAAIDRSGLATAGDLIQSIPSMQGFTTDGDSVGGGGGGMKTASLRGLGSDYTLVLINGRRMAPRGSGSTIDLNSIPLAAIERVEVLTDGASALYGSDAIAGVVNFITKDNAQGVNLSARYNKPEEKNGTSDNFSITGGLGDFDTDGYNVLLSYSRDTQEQLKATDRDFAKSGIIPFSHNNKDYYFVSGSANAIPGNARYYYTDAATGTTKDVTFNPYEKLNGTCAPDNFKSSTVCQYDFTTTIEILPESKRDSLMLGTDIALGEDTKFFADVMYSDFSQTTRIAPNATGFFPLDIDSALAQQYIVPYIDPAHLASVTSVQAQWRALPLGGRATEWNTKSTHIVTGVEGVFDTIDYSAAFTYSKNDTDENVAGGYPNRQKFLAAVSSGLVNVFETPDKISAEGLKALQDSQYFGNWSNDTTEVKGIDFKASTPVYELPAGDIYIGTGAEFRNTKFVSTLADANRNNLLLGGNPSAEYDLSRDNYGGFVEVIVPALENLELTGAVRYDNIGEVTSDFVYDADGVAGPGSYKVNDSMNDTTYKLALRYNATEDLLLRASTGTGFKAPSMLALAEPKVEFGVTSSPYTCPFAGTTDPLAALCSASPQQLEAFRQGNAALKPEESEQYTLGFVYAPDNNFSFSMDYWNIELTNLVTSVTESQIVNNPGRYRDLFTTKTNQATGQEELAIIFASVNVGQSINKGIDWDLTVGNDLSFGRLSTTLAGTYVLDSKYTRPGTTDDWISSLGRFGDDNAVVFRTVAKFINTLTHDDFAHSVTLNYRSGYEDQAQYADSEYVRLGSINGEGVDIQLSVPSYATINYQTKYQAMDALAVTFGINNLADRAPPLSLRSGGAGHQVGFDPRYTDVYGRTFYLGLDYKFM
- a CDS encoding DUF2878 domain-containing protein produces the protein MTTITSMNWTALIGFKLSWFALVLFQNLLIIPVLLFVLWSLWRCSKAERLTWLALAAVGITLDSVLQYSGVLSFTGSGWLPLWMLTLWLAFSLVVVQVFSVYLQKYWLAALIAAVSGPMAYLGGAALSGQMQVSSATEAYVVLVLCWGCYGVLSGWSRKFYA
- a CDS encoding chalcone isomerase family protein, translating into MRKILVIATFLCSLTAQAMPDNIKLVGQGQFSYLFWDLYQAQLYTTDGSWNNYQQSSPVVLKLTYQRDISKADFIEATVDQWEHLQGKVSGQHKDWANQLDKLWTDVKKGDQLSCVLLPDSTVQFYFNDKLLGDVTDPAFGPAFLDIWLSDKTSAPKLRRQLLQL
- the tsaB gene encoding tRNA (adenosine(37)-N6)-threonylcarbamoyltransferase complex dimerization subunit type 1 TsaB produces the protein MKLLALDTSTEACSVALTVDGKIWALDEVCPQQHSKRILPMVQQLLSEAGLTLQQLDGLVFGKGPGSFTGVRIGVGVCQGLAFGAELPVYGVSTLAAMAQAAHRLHQAHQVVAAIDARMNEVYLASFQLDEQGIMQALSTEIAAKPTALPAPVLKGHICAVGTGWQTYPQQLEDWHKTGNSGSEDLAVVHHSPVILYPSAQDMLSLAAIPFRQGQFIAAELAEPTYVRDEVTWQKLPGR
- a CDS encoding SDR family NAD(P)-dependent oxidoreductase; amino-acid sequence: MSRYCLITGASSGLGRELAIQYANEGWQVLAVARSVNALNELHSQHNSIQALPLDLTNTELFSTAVEQLSQQLPALDLVILNAGSCDYVDATNLPLDIFDRTMALNFQAQVAAVKLLLPLLQQSEQGTLAVVSSLAHLFPFTKAQAYGASKAALSYFTDSLRVDLADSGVRVCLIEPGFVDTPLTQKNDFKMPFLLQVEDAAGRIRQGLQAQQQRIRFPKRLVWSLHLLNLLPYSLRCKVAAGMRQP